The following DNA comes from Augochlora pura isolate Apur16 chromosome 6, APUR_v2.2.1, whole genome shotgun sequence.
ACCGCTCCGCCCGGAGCTGTTTTCCCTCGACGACACCCGGGGCTCGATGGTTGATAGTGGACCCGTCGTTCTCACTGTCGCAACGCTGTCGGAGACGCGGTCAGCAACGCCGACATTCTAATCGAGCGACCGTGTTCTCGGCCGTGCACGACCGTGGGCACCGAGGTCCGAGTCCGCGGCTCTGACAGCTCCGTCGGAAATCTGCGCGCGCGATTTCCAACGAGCAACTACCTCCGAACTGTGTTTCTATCGGCCGTGCGGTTCTCTGCTCTCACCCGCGCAACTGTTCACCGTTCACGCGGGTGACGCGACGTCGATTATCGGCGTGTTCATACCGCGGAGCCTTTCAGCTGACGACCGATTCAAATTCTTATGGAAGGCACGAGTTTCTATGCGATCGTTCACATCGGAGGAACAGAAACATCTACGCAGCGTACGCCTTACCGACTCTGACTTGCCTCCGACTGCCAACGCCAACGAACTCCGAAAACGCGAGTCTGCGCGTGCAGTCGCTAACTTTGTCGCCTGTTTCGCGACCACGACGCTCTCTAACGGCGAACCACGGCGTTGCCTTCTCTTCAGAATATTCCCAACTTCCTACGGTACTCGCGAAGATAAGTACTCTTGCGTTTTCTAGGTTGCTGAATTTTAATGTGCTATTGAAAATTCGGCCGCTACCGTACGTATTCTTTATCTTACcttgtattttataagtatCGAGCAGTTTATGGTATTTGGCTGTACTAGATTGAGAATAAACTACTTACACAACCATACCAAAGCAGacgaattgaaatattaaacaatatgcATACGTATTCGGTCATTAAGTATGCACAGATTTTATAGTGAAATTGTATAGTACattgtacatatgtacgtaAAACACCGAGTTGAACATTATTCGAacattattcgaaaattattcgaacatttcgaataattttataattttaaacgtaatttattcgaagatttcttcaatattcgattcgaagaatttaaaatttgattcgaagaatttatttaaaatgctatacgaatgaaaatgaattcaaagaattaataaagaataagattttattttcgacaaTGCATtccaaaaattttcttttaaattttaaatcttaaTAGCTTATAACAACGTTAATCAGtgttaaatggaatttttaacacgtatgtaatttattaaagccAATAAagtatattcatattaaaaagtCGAAACagtatcttttatatttctttcgaattgaTCTTGTCAATTATAATTGTCCAAAAATctaacaaaattcaaatcatatgatcaaatagagaaattatacatttatacaaattgtacattttaataagaaattattatttattataatatgattagcacgtaaaatttaatataacgatTTTAGTTTCAACGTcttgtatactataataaaaattattgattatataaataaatatatgtttgttaattttgtcGAACAACATAAAATAGCTGCTTCAGTGCTCGATGTTAGTTAACTCTAAACCTATCGTCCCTTAAAAATAACTcctctttcattttcaaatactTTAAACTATAAAGTATCTCTGATACGAAATGattggataaaaatttaaataaattccctcTTGATGTTGTTATAAAGCAACACACATTAATCGCTTTCAATGTTCACTAGGTTTACTGTTTATTGCGTTGAAGGAGAGCATTATATCCACTATTTGACACTTTAAACATGAATATCTTAAAAGCAGGCAAAATGTTTCCATTGAATGTCATAGTTGTCatcttgttttaaattaagaatattctccatctttttatcataatatGACAACGATTTAGAATAAACGAGGCGGGAAATgcaagatttaattaaaaaatattttataaagtttgtctttgtagtaaatattttaataataaaatcttttatgaaactatgaaaatttttgtttattactgtaatatttctttaaggATATACTTCAATTTGACATGATTCAAGATGTTACAATCTTTAAGGTATTacgaaatatatgtatataatatacagtatttcAGCAGCTTCCTGCTCCTCTCTCAGCTTTTTAGAAAAAGATACGATTCGAGAAAGGGGTGTACAGTGCGCCATTCGAACTGCAAATGTTGCATTTTCGCAGCGttgaatctataatttatgTCGCAAATTCTGGTAACGTAATGTATTAATCTGTGGTTTGTTTAGTGCAATCACGTATCATTAATGACCACGTGATTTATGGAATCAACATACGTAATATGTATATGAGGCGACCTGGATTTCTTCAACAAAACGGAATCGACATATTCTACGAacaaaaattggtaaaaatgtaatataaacatAGATTCAGAAAAagcttttttaaacaatatataaaaatatgcaacaaTAGCGACCTGATTTTCATTAGacgtaaaaaatatgttaataacatgtttatatgttaaaatatatttatttgcatttatttgtcCAAGCTATTCGTCCAATTTTTCATAGATATCTACGCTGTattctaaacaaaattttaaatggaactaatatgtatattacaaataCAGATAAATGTACAGTCTGTTATTAATTcgtattgtttttataattttttaatgaaatattaaaaattttactttatttctgcTCGGAGAATATCGTTTGGCCCAAAAACCCTGAAACATCCAGCATGTGTATATAAATACGTTGTTAATGTATCTAAAGCTTTACAAAGCGGAAATATAGCATGCAATGTGTTGAATTGCAATGACtgaatatgttatttttaatatcagtcATTGTCTGCCCGATTGtacgaatttattgttaaatctTAAACGTGAAATACTACAAGAATTAATGTATCATTGCTTATTTGCGGTATTTGACGACTATTTACATTCCATTGATTGAATTCTTATAAGTTATGTTTAATATACCAAGACTTTCCAGATTACAGAAAaagttttttgaaatattaggtACTTCGTTTTCCATTGATATGTTATATGTATCAATATATCACCTGTACGCCAATTTTGACTCGAGCTTTTTGGAAAGTAACAAAAGATACCTCTATGATAATTCAGTTACTAATTTTTTTGCATTTAACTTCAAATAAAAGTAAGTTTACTTGTTCAACTTGAAATTGCACTCAAAATTTGTCATTATTTCAGACTTTTGTATTTGGTTAGAGATGTATGAACGTtgattatatctatataatggAAAAAATTGAACCATGCATTTGAGCAGAATTCATGtttccaataaatatgaaaaaatatgacGTTATCCAGATCAAATATAGTTCTTAACTTTGTCTTTTCAGCAGATTTTCTctagtagtaatagtataaATCTAATAGTATAAAGAAATATGTCAGGTTGTGTGATTTCTTGTTGTTGCATAATTTTAGGAACATATTGAAGAACGGGAATTATAGTAACACTTTGACGTCCGTACTTgtgatagaaataatttggTACGACGCCGGTATTTTCTTTCTAGTTGTAAACAAAATGCCAATGCGTTGTATACGGcactttgaaaattgattgacACTAGATTAACAGCATGCATACCAAAGCGAATGAGtgataatattaagaaattagtggTTATAAAAAGagatgatttaataaaaaaagttaaagtaacgtagagaaataaaataacaataacagtaTAGCTCAACTATAGATTAGTTTCacttttttatacatatacaattgtATTTGAACTTCagattgataattaaaatgtaataatagagGCGAAGTAGTTTTAGTAATAGCAAAAACTTTAATGTAAAAGTATGGACCAAGATACAGTTATTATCTGTATAAtaaggaaatattattattatttgttagttatattttattcctaaGATCTATCCAAATGACTTTtcgcattatattataaattaacaaaatatctatttaaacataaaaaaatgaataggtATGCCATCTAATGACAAAACTTAGAAATAGGAGAAGAAAATTGCAGCCGATGTAGTTCTCTCTATTGTCAACAATCTATATATCAGTTATTCacattctaaatattaatattctaaacattaaatattccgAATGTTAAAtagtttacttttattttagttacGTCCTTGCGAAAGAGTTGCAACATGGATTATAGTCGTTCGTAATAGGCTGGTCCAACgcacaaatatatatttaaaccttcaatattttaaacactAATTTAATCGTAGATAAAGTAGGAATTTTTAGTGCACTTTTCTTAGTGTCCTCTTTTATTTGGcgtaaaacatatttttcatgatGTCCATTATTTAAGATTTTCTTATtgtttgtttttgttttgttagaaatatgatcttcattttggtattttttagaatatacTTCACTATAGTTCGACTTTTATTTACcattttagcaatttattttaggaAATCCCttgattttaatggaaaattacTCATTCTTCTATTGTTCTCtgccttttcctttttttctattttgattgaaatcgtttaaaaCGTGTACTGGGACTTAACTTGATACTTAATAATGAAGACAATATTCAAAAAACAATTGACAATTATTCCAGGAAATCATCGAATGCTAcagataaacaatttttagtgtaACTATCGTTTCATAGATTTCATTAAAGACTGatttttacatgtttttaTAGGAAACTGTACATTACTTTATAtatgaaatcattaaataaattacgtaatatatttctgtataaattataacagttaATTCAAatacttcatttatttctttgaataGCAACTTGTATTGTAACCATGAAGTTATGAAATAGATTACTAATGTCGCAATGGAGTCTGAAGTTATCTCGATTTCTGTATCTACCCTATTCTGTACACATTAATTCTGAATTGATCGTCAGTTTTACGTTTCAAATTATGGTTAACCTTAAATTCGTCGGATCAATAATACATTAGAATGACTGCTTTGTCACCTGGTAAAGTGTTACATGAAAATTTCTAGATCTCAATCCAGCCACGATTTCATATGAAATGGTACGTATAGTGACGCATTGACTATAATTTGACTTGATTTGACGCGACGTTCGCAAGATAAGTAGatcataaattctttttacataTTCGTGTATTGCTTtctttgttttcatttatataattaaaatgcgcATTTGCTTCGATAacggaaatatattttaatcggtttctctcctctcgccAATAGCATCGGTGAGAAAGAGTTTCTGGTAGACGATGGATCCTCTATTAAGTTCCAGTCAAGACAGTAACGTCGGCGGATTGTCATTGCACGACCGAGTTCAAATTGATGGCAATGTGACTATCCTCAGACAGCTGTACGCATATTTAGTCTACCTAGAACTACCAGAGCGGTTAAAATGATCAAACAGGATACATAAACGCAATTAGTCGCGTGCTGTACCATATGTTGATTGAAGTTTCAATAAAAGCGATTTTGTAAcgtgtaaaatgaaatgaaatccCGTCAATTTGATCGCTTGGTGTTTCTAGCGTTAAGTAGAATGGCTGGCAAACGGATAGATCGAGTAGATGCATCCGTTAAATTTCTTTGGAATCtatctttttcattaatttcattccaaaattgcatttttgtaaCCTAGACGTTTAATCAAAGAAGATTAAGATTCTAAATATGCTTTCGAACTGATTCTCTGAATTCTTCGATTTATGTAGCAATCTTGTTTTAGAGACGCTGATCAAGATGTTCTCTGCATATGTTACACGGAGGCCCGTGACTTCTTGGCAGCTGGATTAACCGACGGCACGGTGAAACTATACAAACTGAACTCTGAGGTAGATGTATTGACATTGCGGGACATTGAAACTATTCAAAAACCAAGCCCGACAACAGCGGTTAAGCACAGGCCTGTTAGTAAATCGCATCCGATCAAGAAAACGATAACTGCAACATGTTAGTAACATTTGAACAcataaattaccatttaatttatatccgGTGAGCCGATACTTAATCAGTATAAAGAAGTTTtagtaatttaacaattaacgaAGTAAACTTTTAAAGACAGTCATAAAGGGCTTagacaattaaccctttgcaccacgattcctttcacgatgaattaattagcacttattcgttcTTGATAATTACCCTGATAGGACCGGACGGTTTTGTTTCTTGTACTATTTTTCTTAACTTTCGtctctatactttgataacagaagaattaaattttattttgtcgttctagaagaaattaatgatattcatatttagtagatcttgtgTGAAATCTTTGTAACGAGTCtgtctcgttattatagtgcaaggggttaagatgGTGAAAACTGTCCTTCAATTACTgttataccgttcgatagctgataAAGAAACACTCATCCGTGCAAAATTAGATTGTGTGCTTCTCTGTCGATTTCTTTTCTTGGATGgctttttgaaattttgaaaaaatatggcttattttaaacattctgccgcatattaatagaatttttccagATTTTTCAGTTACAAATTgtgattataaaaaatgaaaaaaaaaaaaatttcggaaaattgaagatttctcgaaaaactaaaatatgggttatttttacattaattcacTGATAAGATAATATCATAAGCAGTgtgttcaatttttcttcggttTTTCGGCCGAATGCGCCATtgtcaaaaaagaaaaatgaaaatcgaatGTATATGACATTTTTGCTGTGAGAATAAAGGTTACTACTTGTTAAGTGTACCGCAAGTGtgaataacataattttatacgttattaTATTGAAGTAAACAATTCTTCAACTTAGATAACGCGAtttaagaaaaagaggaaattGCGGTGTGCGGTTGGCGGAGTGGTTAAGGTTAAGAAGTTCACTTCCCGCTGAAGACagagttttcttttttccaaacatactttatttttccaatttcatatcacattatttattcgcacaactttaaaaatattcttgtagtgtattaaaaatatgtttaatatttaaaaaatattttaatgaaaatacatacatacgaaAATAGTTTTAGAGTATCTCTTACTTTATCGATTCTCTGGCTGTATATGTTTACCGTTAcgattttgtttaacatttttttcacattacaatttattaatttagtttctaagtttttaataaatacggaTAAAAACAGGAAAGTGTTCGCCCTAGGAACcaattttatgtttcaaatatgTTGGGTAGACTGTGAATAAGtctttttgataatcacagtttACAACCGAAAAATCTGAAGAAATTCTATAATGTGCATCTGCATGTTCAAAATAAGCGAGAcgtttttttcaaaattttaggaaGTCACCGAAGGGAGGAAATCGACAGAACAGCGTgcaatctaatttaccctgtaattaccatcacggacaagttagtaggttgaaattttgcatcgacgaatttttctttatcagATATCAAACGGTATaagagtaataataaaataataaaaataataaatcattaagGGCAGTTtcgaccatcttaatcggttAGGCTATTTGGCAAACTTCGacaaagttttcatttttaccaaTTGTAGATGCAAATGGATGCGTGAAATGTTGGCATTATCCGAGTTCCCAATGCATCTACACGATTCGGGAGAAAAGGCAGACCCTTGGTTTGTCTTATCATTCCCATTTGCCGAAATTCGTCACCACGGGGGATGATGCGAAGCTATACTTGTACGATGAAGAAACCAATACGCTGGAGAGAATATTTCAAGCAAGGTTTGCTGTGATACACTGtactttatttcaattcgtAAACCTTAAGGGTTTAGTTATATTCgagatttgatttattatgcGGTACTCATAGAACGATAGGCTAAATAGGGCTAAAGTGAAAATACCatgtcaaaataattattaattattaattattattgtaatatccAGAACAGATGAATCTTGACGTTTTTGTCGTCAGATTCAACAGGGCAATTTCTTAGGTACACCTGCTTTtgtaaatatcaaaataatgcCATTACTTGTACTGGCGAAATCACAGACCATGTACCAGAGTAGGCAGGACACCATAAGGGATTCCGTGTCACATGTTCTGCAATACCGATATCATCGAAAACGAGAGGTTTTCTTGCGAGTTCTGATTAAATAGAACAGTCAGCTAGCAAACTACATAAGGCTGCAacacagaaattttgtttccattCTACAACGTTGACGCGTGAGTTCTAGACTTTCCAGTCTATTCCTACACCTCGTCTGTCATAATACGTTCAAATAGATTTATCGATAGGGTAAAAATTCTCTGGAATTACACAGGGGGCACCGtctaatgtttttaaaaattatccgcAGTTGGTAAAATGTCAACCGGTTTAAGTATTTGACCACTGCGTGTAATGGCGCTAAATTTAAAGGAAATAGGTTTAATACAGTGGCGCCATCTatttgaaaatggaaaatcttGGAAGTTATCGTCCGTGGTTAATTGTGgtaatttgacaattttcctACTACGAGTAACGTAgctaattttacatttttagcaAGCTATGACTCGCGTagaattttacatcttatgaCGGAATTGATATGAATCATATGTCGCGATGCTTGCAATAATATACTAGCTTTTTTTTGACACGAAATTGATAGAGAAAATTCCCTTGAATATTTCTAGACCAtccaaattttctttcagtcTATTCGTCATCGATAAATTCTTATTGCAGAAACGTTAGAGAGCATGTCGGATGATTGAAATTCTATTATGATTTCGCAGAAGCaatcaattttgacaaaatattatatacatttattctaCATTATCTCCTAAACGTGGATATTTGTCAGGGTATTGATCCAACATCAATATgcattacatttatattagatACACTTGATTTTGGTATAAAAACTCATCATTCAGAAAGCatatttcgtataattaaCTTACTGACGGAACATCGAACATATTTGCGAAGTGTcgccgaaaaatcgtcgacgacaACGAATCTAACTCGCCGGAGAATCCGTCTCTTTAAATTGTCGTGTCAGAATCAGCAGATCGTTCTCTCGGTGTAAATAAACTTCAATCAGAGACATTTATTTGACACATAACAGTCTTAGCGTAATCGCGCCGAATGAAAAATGGGACAAGTTTCTCCTTTTTACAATTGTAGTATGTTCACTTCGCGGCTAGCATAATGACAATTAATAACAGTTCGAAGGCACGAAGAGTTTAGAGCCCTGGGATCAAACAAACGATGCCAGAATTCTTACAATGTAGATGCTTTGTTCTCGTTTCACGGCGATCCTGTCCGTACTAACTTCACTCACAATTTGTTTAATCGTTTACAGCGAGTATCTCTGCAATGTCTCTCCTTCTCCGTTCGCGAATGATTTCCAAAAAACGTTTGGAACGAGTTCCAGAACGTTCATTCCAAATGTGATTATTTTCATGTATGTACAGTAATTCCACCATCTACGACGACTACATACACATATTTACAATTGTATCGCTAGTAATCTCATTGTCAGTATTACGTTCAACCTGCGATTATTTCCACGATCATGATTTCGCTGAGGACCGCCCGGTTTGCGGAATTTCGCTCTACGATGCGTTCAGAACTAGCTTTTTTAGGGTATATTATCGCGTACTTCTCGTTCCAGCGACTCGTTGGAAGTCATGGACGGTCACAAGTCGAGGGTTTTCTGTGCGTGTTTCAACCCGAAATCGGCACACGAGCTGATCTCCGGTGGCTGGGATGACACGATTCAGTTCTGGGACACCAGACAACCCTATGCACTTAGACGCATTTCCGGTGTACACATGTGCGGCGACGGGCTCGACATCACGAAAAATGGCAAAGAGGTATTTCGCGCAGAGAGTTGTCCGTTGCTATGTTACTTAACGagacgaatataaaatatagcttTCTTcgaattacgaaaataattatagttagaAACATGACGCAGCTATCAAAAGTTGTCGGACAAGTGTATTCTATCCTTAAAATTGCCGTAAGTCTTTATAAAGCACTCGAACGAACGGGTCTGAGCCCTTGTACGGTATTTTGGTTGTGTCTGGTCcatatgaatttcatttttgatgTATAATTAGTTCTCGAGTGACTTTCAAATTGCGagataattcatttatttcgcggTTTCCATTGGAccgacgaataaattcgtagagTTTTTGTCTTTGTTTCGCCGTTAGAATAACTCGATGAAAATCGAAGAATAGCGGATGTCGAAAATGCTGACTTTTGCTTCCAAGATATTCCACTTCTCAgtctaaaaattatgaaaaattcaattattcgaaaagCGATTGAGACAGTTATGTATAATCGAAAGAAATGTCTGGAATTGACAAATCGTTAAAAGCAGAAACACTACGAACGTATTCGTCAAGCCAATAATGTAAGACTGCCAAGAAAAGTTTTCTCTAAAGCGAATATTGTCTTCACgtaacaaaaaattgttgtcaTACATTGAGGGTCATCACGATGAAAGTGACCATTGCGATTATTACGAAAATGAGAATCCTGGATACGATCGAGAGTGTCGAGAACGTACCAAAGCTAGAATAGAAGCCGGCGCTTCTGTTTAAGCACGAAAATATCTCGAACCTAAAGAGTGTAATACAGATAAGCGAACGCTCCAAATCAAGAAGAAGAATCTCAGTAATTCTATATAAGGACAACATCCGAGTAGTTCGAGATTCGAACTTTATTGCGTTACAGCTTACTTCGTTACAGCTGAAAGTTTAACCGACACGAAACGAGATTAACGGCGCCCCTAACGATACATTCTGTGGATAGATCATGTCCTGTGCTTGGCAAAGAGAGAACCCTATTCAGTTGTGGGACTATGGCAGCGGAAAGTTGCTCGTGTCCCTAGAACCCGACAGCTATTCGTCGTTGCTCTATTGCGGGAAATACGTGACGAACATGTTCCTCGGGTGCGGGGGCGCGGATGTGAATCTCTTCAGGGTGATCGACTTAAGGTCGCACGCCGTAAGTGTCCAGTAGAAGTTCGTTCCTCCGGTTCTATCGACGATCGTTAACCTAACACGCTGTTGCATTCCTCTTCGACAGACATTGGCGATGGTCAGAAATTTGAGCGGAGGCACGTACAGCATGGACATAGGGCCGGTGAACCCGAAGCACGcgaagaaaacaaaaacgGCGACCGTGGTGCCGCAAATCGCGTTCTGCGCCGGAAGACGGATCTTCGAGATAGACGCTCAACCTGGCTGACGATGCTCGCGACACGACATCGTACTCTGTGTCTACGCCTTGTCTCTGAAAATTAAACGTTTGCAACGACAGCTAAAACTGTGTTTATCTTCCGTTGTTATCCGTCCGGGTAGCCGGTCGTAAATGCAgaaaacaagaagaagaagaagaagaagaactgTGTCTCAGAGGACGAATCGTTCGGATCGTTTTATTGTTTCTCTGTTCGGCGATGATGTGGATGATAAAGTGAATACTTTGTCCGCCGCGGAATTTTCAAACGCAAAGCAAAACATTGCCGAAGtaacattcttttattctaatataatgtGTTACAGTTTAATAGCATTCGCTCTCAGGGATTGTTCTTGTTTCTCAAATACCTCGTCTGAGAGACAACAGCAGTTAGAATGAACGtatgagaaaattatttgcaaaattatctcggtaataaaatatatttctacacACACAGTCATCGCGGTGCATCATATCAAAACGAGCCTCGCATTCGTTATCATCCGGGGGCGAATtcgggaggagggggggagggagggagggggaggatgAGTCGGGTGCGATTGGGAGGAGTATAAAATTGGTCAACATGGCTTTGCGAACGCAAACAGAACGAGCGGTCCGATGATATGTCTGTAAACGACGACCTTgacgtttctttctttatctttctttctcctttgtTTCTGTTTCCTTTTGTCTACGTTTTctcgcgttttctttttcctggGAACACACGACGCAGCATTCCCAAAAGCAGCGTTCCCCGTTTGATCATTGCGTTTCCTCGAGTCGCAATGCTCGAATATCCCCGCCGGAGAACCGTCGTCATTGGTTAGTAAAAAAGCAGTACAGTCAACCGAATGGATAATAAATCGGGTCGCGCGACGATGCCGCGATCGTGGGGTGGGTGTTGGGTGCAAAGTGTTACAGTTGATAATTCGATTGGTCGAACAGAGGCGCGCGTAAGGGCCGGTCCAACGGTCCTGCGTCTCCTCCGGGAAAATAGAGGGTTTCGCtacctttttctctcttctcgcaTACAATCTCGTGCACCATCCTAATCACATCATTTGCACTAAATTACTAATAGTTATAGCTTAAACGTTACGTCGCTCCGAGGTCTCCAATTCTCGTCCTcgttttctttgtattttttgtatacAACATCTCTTTATCGCTAGGCGCCTCGGCAAAATCACAAAACGCGACGAAAGGAGGAGCCAGCTTGGACGTGCGCGCGGACCTCGGACCTTTCGTTCACAGCCTGACCGAGCCGACGCTCCCCTCTCACCTTCGAACGCATTCAAGACTGGCTCCgcctttctattttttctttttcaccgtctttctctctttcattttttacatgACGTCCCTCGCGAAGCATCACGTTTGATTCCAAGCCCATTAGGTCTCTTGACGACATGTCGTAGGAATAACAGTT
Coding sequences within:
- the LOC144471718 gene encoding uncharacterized protein LOC144471718 yields the protein MDPLLSSSQDSNVGGLSLHDRVQIDGNVTILRQLDADQDVLCICYTEARDFLAAGLTDGTVKLYKLNSEVDVLTLRDIETIQKPSPTTAVKHRPVSKSHPIKKTITATYANGCVKCWHYPSSQCIYTIREKRQTLGLSYHSHLPKFVTTGDDAKLYLYDEETNTLERIFQASDSLEVMDGHKSRVFCACFNPKSAHELISGGWDDTIQFWDTRQPYALRRISGVHMCGDGLDITKNGKEIMSCAWQRENPIQLWDYGSGKLLVSLEPDSYSSLLYCGKYVTNMFLGCGGADVNLFRVIDLRSHATLAMVRNLSGGTYSMDIGPVNPKHAKKTKTATVVPQIAFCAGRRIFEIDAQPG